The following are from one region of the Tenacibaculum dicentrarchi genome:
- a CDS encoding type II toxin-antitoxin system HigB family toxin: MKRIIAKKTLREFWEKHAESEQYLKTWYETAKNSNWNSPNEVKETYINASILKDSRVVFNIKGNSYRLIVKFNYVRQWAFIRFIGTHAEYDKINADTI, from the coding sequence ATGAAGCGAATAATAGCTAAAAAAACTTTGCGTGAATTTTGGGAAAAACATGCGGAATCTGAACAATATTTAAAAACCTGGTACGAAACTGCTAAAAATTCTAATTGGAATTCTCCAAATGAAGTTAAGGAAACTTATATTAATGCAAGTATTTTGAAAGATAGTAGAGTTGTTTTTAATATTAAAGGAAACTCATATCGACTTATTGTAAAGTTCAACTATGTTAGACAATGGGCATTTATTCGATTTATTGGAACTCATGCTGAATATGACAAAATTAACGCTGACACTATTTAA
- a CDS encoding addiction module antidote protein, whose amino-acid sequence MGTSRFEIADYLESKEMIAEYLNTVLEEGNNADVINAIGNIAKAIGMTKIAEETGLSRPSLYKALSDGAKPQFATIMKVLKAIGGQIQVNPASA is encoded by the coding sequence ATGGGAACTTCAAGATTTGAAATAGCTGATTATTTGGAAAGCAAGGAAATGATTGCCGAATACCTTAACACAGTTTTGGAAGAAGGCAATAATGCAGATGTAATTAATGCAATCGGGAATATTGCTAAAGCTATCGGAATGACAAAAATTGCAGAAGAAACTGGTTTAAGCAGACCGAGTTTGTACAAAGCGTTATCAGATGGAGCGAAACCTCAATTTGCAACAATTATGAAAGTATTAAAAGCTATCGGAGGACAAATACAAGTAAATCCAGCATCTGCCTGA
- a CDS encoding ATP-dependent nuclease → MNIVKFSVTNYRSITQAYKIPISEITVLIGKNNEGKSNMLKALNVSMEILRIHGSNRRSSYLNSLARRRRNGMSYDWERDFPISIQNRKTNTQSIFRLEFELTEDEVVEFKKEIKSNLNGTLPIEIRIGKDLEPKIKVIKTGRGSKTLNSKSSRIAEYIARRIVFNYIPAVRTDKEAMDVVDDMLSKELSILEREEEYKEALQVIKDLQAPILAKLSNNIKESLIEFIPNIKEVNIEIQERRRRFALRQQFDVMIDDGNKTNLEYKGDGVKSLSALGLLKDITLDKGTASIVAIEEPESHLHPGAIHILKDTIYDLANSNQVIVSTHNPLFVNRNNIKGNIIIDSGKAKASKNIKEIRELIGVKASDNLLNASYVLVVEGEEDVIALKSLLPHLSDKLSKALKNHYLVIDKLGGASNLGYKLSLLKNALCTNHVLLDNDSAGKEAFEKAEKEGMLKQKDATFIICNGMTNSEFEDCLNKVVYAENILNDYGVDINVTQFRGNSKWSDRMRNVFLSQGKNWNENVEARVKHTVAESIKENLENALCTHKRGSIDALVKTLERMIEKIK, encoded by the coding sequence ATGAATATTGTAAAATTTTCTGTTACAAACTATAGAAGTATAACACAAGCTTATAAGATTCCAATTTCCGAAATTACTGTTCTAATCGGAAAAAATAATGAAGGAAAATCAAATATGCTTAAGGCACTGAATGTTTCAATGGAAATTTTGAGAATTCACGGTTCAAATAGAAGAAGTTCTTATCTGAATAGTTTAGCTAGGAGAAGGAGAAATGGAATGTCATATGATTGGGAAAGAGATTTTCCTATCTCAATACAAAATAGAAAAACTAATACTCAATCAATTTTCAGACTTGAATTTGAATTAACGGAAGATGAAGTCGTTGAATTTAAAAAAGAAATCAAAAGTAATCTAAACGGTACATTACCTATTGAAATTAGAATAGGTAAAGACTTAGAGCCCAAAATTAAAGTGATTAAAACGGGGCGTGGTTCTAAAACTCTTAATTCAAAATCTAGCCGAATTGCCGAATATATTGCTCGAAGAATAGTTTTCAACTATATTCCTGCTGTTAGAACAGACAAAGAAGCAATGGATGTAGTAGACGATATGCTTTCAAAAGAATTATCTATTCTTGAAAGAGAAGAAGAATATAAAGAAGCATTACAAGTTATTAAAGACTTACAAGCACCCATACTTGCTAAACTATCAAATAACATTAAAGAATCCTTGATAGAATTCATACCCAATATAAAAGAAGTTAATATTGAAATTCAAGAAAGAAGAAGACGTTTTGCATTACGTCAACAGTTTGATGTAATGATTGATGACGGGAATAAAACAAACCTTGAGTATAAAGGTGATGGAGTAAAAAGTCTGTCTGCATTAGGTCTTTTAAAGGATATAACCTTAGATAAAGGAACTGCATCTATTGTCGCAATTGAAGAACCAGAATCACACTTACACCCAGGAGCTATACATATCTTAAAAGATACAATTTATGATTTAGCTAACTCAAATCAAGTTATTGTTTCAACTCACAATCCATTATTTGTAAATAGAAACAATATCAAAGGAAATATTATTATTGATTCAGGAAAAGCAAAAGCGTCCAAAAATATTAAAGAAATAAGAGAATTAATTGGAGTGAAAGCTTCAGATAATTTATTAAATGCAAGCTATGTTCTTGTTGTTGAAGGTGAAGAAGATGTAATTGCATTAAAGTCACTCTTACCACATTTAAGTGATAAATTATCTAAAGCTTTAAAAAATCATTATTTAGTAATTGATAAGTTAGGTGGAGCAAGTAATTTGGGTTATAAATTATCTCTATTAAAAAATGCATTATGCACCAATCACGTTCTTTTAGATAATGATTCAGCAGGTAAAGAAGCTTTTGAGAAAGCTGAAAAAGAAGGAATGCTTAAGCAAAAAGATGCAACTTTTATAATCTGCAATGGTATGACAAATTCAGAGTTTGAAGATTGTCTAAATAAAGTCGTGTATGCAGAAAATATTCTAAATGATTATGGTGTTGATATTAATGTAACTCAATTTAGAGGAAATTCTAAATGGTCGGATAGAATGAGAAATGTCTTTCTTTCACAAGGCAAAAATTGGAATGAAAATGTTGAAGCAAGAGTTAAGCATACCGTAGCTGAATCTATTAAAGAGAATCTAGAAAATGCTTTATGTACTCATAAAAGAGGTTCGATTGATGCATTAGTAAAAACATTAGAAAGAATGATTGAAAAAATAAAATAG
- a CDS encoding helix-turn-helix domain-containing protein codes for MNIKPIKTEQDYDKAIERLELIFDADANSKKGDEAEILSLLIENYENKHYAIEAPDPIEAIKIRMEEMNLKQKDLIGVIGGKSRVSEILNKKKKLTVEMIRELEHLLNISASVLVNNYNLLRTGK; via the coding sequence ATGAACATTAAACCTATAAAAACAGAACAAGATTACGACAAAGCTATTGAAAGGCTTGAGTTAATATTTGATGCAGATGCTAATTCAAAAAAGGGAGATGAAGCTGAAATATTATCTTTATTAATTGAAAATTATGAAAATAAACACTATGCTATTGAAGCTCCCGACCCAATTGAAGCTATCAAAATTAGAATGGAAGAAATGAATCTTAAGCAAAAAGATTTAATTGGAGTAATTGGTGGAAAAAGTAGAGTATCTGAAATATTAAATAAAAAGAAAAAACTAACAGTAGAAATGATACGAGAATTAGAACATCTTTTAAACATATCTGCTTCTGTATTAGTAAATAATTATAATCTATTACGAACTGGAAAATAA
- a CDS encoding serine/threonine-protein kinase, giving the protein MKVQELQNISEEDDILLQVEKLKIGLIANATGGEFEQKEYSRLRKLVLNIPDIKNVIPRFLKLCRTTDEFWSWIKAQAGTYSDRRLIIGEAINPILEIVEYETSEGSLEFQKNYEEKKIIGQGGFGLVYLYEHKLLELPFAVKVFAPAFYEGGEKELERFFQEAKMLFKLNHPSIIRVYDAGLIGKRPFIRMEYFEGLNLNEILSKHGRLTLEKALIMMKSIVSGMKYAHEEVGIIHRDLKPSNIMASIPNQFRIIDFGLGIFIENELHSRLTKIGEATISGYYNAPELVENPKLIDKRSDIYSLGAIWFTMITGQPPAGTSILESLKEIEGINENYINCIINCLANINLRTKNCELLLDEIKNCS; this is encoded by the coding sequence ATGAAAGTCCAAGAATTACAAAATATTTCAGAGGAAGATGATATTCTTCTTCAAGTTGAGAAACTGAAAATTGGATTAATTGCAAATGCAACTGGTGGTGAATTTGAACAAAAAGAATATAGTCGTTTAAGAAAACTTGTTTTAAACATTCCCGATATTAAAAATGTAATTCCAAGGTTTTTAAAACTTTGCAGAACAACTGATGAATTTTGGAGTTGGATTAAAGCCCAAGCTGGAACTTATTCGGATAGACGTTTAATAATTGGAGAAGCAATAAATCCTATTTTAGAAATTGTTGAATACGAAACAAGCGAAGGTTCTCTTGAATTTCAAAAAAACTATGAAGAAAAAAAAATTATTGGACAAGGTGGATTTGGATTAGTGTATTTATACGAACATAAATTATTAGAACTACCTTTTGCAGTCAAAGTTTTTGCTCCAGCTTTCTATGAAGGTGGAGAAAAAGAACTTGAAAGATTTTTTCAAGAAGCTAAAATGCTTTTTAAACTTAATCACCCTTCAATTATTCGAGTTTATGATGCGGGTTTAATAGGCAAAAGACCTTTTATTCGAATGGAATATTTTGAAGGCTTAAACCTTAACGAAATATTAAGTAAACACGGTAGATTAACTCTTGAAAAAGCTCTGATAATGATGAAAAGTATCGTTTCTGGAATGAAATATGCTCACGAAGAAGTTGGAATTATTCATCGTGATTTAAAACCTAGTAATATTATGGCTTCTATTCCAAATCAATTTAGAATAATAGATTTTGGGTTAGGAATTTTTATTGAAAATGAATTACATTCTAGATTAACAAAAATAGGAGAAGCAACTATTAGCGGGTATTATAACGCTCCCGAATTAGTCGAAAATCCTAAACTTATAGATAAAAGGTCAGACATTTATTCATTAGGAGCAATATGGTTTACTATGATTACAGGTCAACCTCCAGCTGGAACTTCTATTTTGGAATCTTTAAAAGAAATTGAAGGAATTAATGAAAATTATATAAATTGTATTATAAACTGTCTTGCAAATATAAATTTGAGAACTAAAAATTGCGAATTATTACTTGATGAAATAAAAAACTGTAGCTAA
- a CDS encoding type II toxin-antitoxin system RelE/ParE family toxin, whose translation MFFIEKTTEFDKWLKKLKDFKAKAKILFRIQKLESDEHFGDCKTVGDGIREMRINFAKGYRIYFKEKDGKVIILLIGGDKSTQQKDITKAKEIWKKLNK comes from the coding sequence ATGTTCTTTATTGAGAAAACAACCGAATTTGACAAATGGCTGAAAAAGTTGAAAGACTTCAAAGCAAAAGCTAAAATTTTGTTCAGAATTCAAAAATTGGAATCTGACGAACATTTTGGAGATTGTAAAACTGTTGGTGATGGAATTCGGGAAATGCGAATAAATTTTGCAAAAGGTTACAGAATTTACTTCAAGGAAAAAGATGGAAAAGTAATTATTCTGTTAATTGGTGGAGATAAATCAACACAACAAAAGGATATTACGAAAGCGAAAGAAATTTGGAAAAAATTAAATAAATAA
- a CDS encoding GmrSD restriction endonuclease domain-containing protein, which produces MSFNPKQEYLIVEDKIRLKDFHDYTDYYITRPPYQRKAVWSVKKQQALIDSVFRRYYVPKLVIREVRLSDEKTVNEIIDGQQRITSIQNFFNNIFKLPKSLAEIHPELPGKYFKDLSPEFRMFIDKNLHISGDVIKSIEDPKNPKHQKIATEIFWRLQQGESLNFMEIAHAQLASTARNFVVKYSDDITFDFENYKPIDSNKNKHKFFKIIDRKNDRMQHLALFTRFLILEEENDYIDVRDKVIFDFIDKYIRVDGIGNEDFENTETAKSCIRTLNLLFDIFGNDTMIDEKNGIKELSREYVIISVYQLVRHLRNHYVIDDKEKQWIKDSFFSFYQRWSKQNGDDLDIIHFSNNRQQSAYNLKERDMIFRQLFFEYLDKNELSLTTKDDRRMFSEADRIKIYRRDKGLCQKCLRENKGEKESTVSWSEYQADHVFPHAKGGITDIENGQILCRYHNAQKGARVEA; this is translated from the coding sequence ATGTCATTTAACCCAAAACAAGAATATTTAATCGTAGAAGATAAAATACGACTGAAAGATTTTCACGATTATACCGATTACTATATCACAAGACCACCTTACCAAAGAAAAGCTGTTTGGAGTGTAAAAAAACAACAAGCTCTAATTGATAGTGTTTTTAGACGTTACTATGTTCCAAAGTTAGTAATTAGAGAAGTACGACTTTCAGATGAAAAAACTGTAAATGAAATTATTGACGGACAACAAAGAATTACCTCAATTCAAAATTTCTTTAACAACATTTTCAAATTACCAAAATCACTTGCAGAAATTCACCCAGAACTTCCAGGAAAGTATTTTAAAGATTTGTCACCTGAGTTTAGAATGTTCATTGACAAAAATCTTCACATAAGCGGAGATGTAATCAAAAGTATTGAAGACCCAAAAAACCCAAAACATCAAAAAATTGCAACCGAGATTTTTTGGAGACTTCAACAAGGAGAAAGTCTAAATTTTATGGAGATTGCTCACGCTCAATTAGCTTCAACTGCAAGGAATTTTGTTGTAAAATATAGTGATGATATAACTTTCGATTTTGAGAATTATAAACCAATCGACTCAAACAAAAATAAACATAAGTTTTTCAAAATAATAGATCGAAAAAATGACCGAATGCAACATTTGGCACTTTTTACAAGGTTCTTAATTTTAGAAGAGGAAAACGATTATATTGATGTTAGAGACAAAGTAATCTTTGATTTTATAGACAAGTATATAAGGGTAGATGGAATTGGGAATGAAGATTTTGAAAATACAGAAACAGCTAAAAGTTGTATCCGAACTCTGAATTTACTTTTTGATATTTTTGGCAACGACACAATGATTGACGAAAAGAACGGAATTAAAGAATTAAGTCGTGAATATGTAATTATTTCAGTCTATCAATTAGTTAGACATTTGAGAAATCATTACGTAATTGACGACAAAGAAAAACAATGGATTAAAGACTCTTTCTTTTCTTTCTATCAACGTTGGAGCAAACAAAATGGAGACGATTTAGATATCATACATTTTAGTAATAACAGACAACAAAGCGCTTATAATTTAAAAGAACGAGACATGATTTTTCGTCAACTATTTTTTGAGTATTTAGATAAAAATGAACTTTCATTAACGACAAAAGACGACAGACGAATGTTTAGTGAGGCAGATAGAATTAAAATTTATCGTAGAGATAAAGGACTTTGTCAAAAATGTTTGAGAGAAAACAAAGGAGAAAAGGAATCAACAGTAAGTTGGAGTGAATATCAAGCTGACCATGTTTTTCCTCACGCAAAAGGTGGAATAACAGACATTGAAAACGGACAAATATTATGTAGATATCATAATGCACAGAAAGGTGCGAGAGTTGAAGCGTAA
- a CDS encoding CPBP family glutamic-type intramembrane protease, translating into MSELTKIWNLIKTGSVENKKRSPFQMSIFIGKILLILLVFKIISLGLISFLSWLGVFEIPLNLIETGLESFSEIEILILASIYAPILEELSFRLPLKLSKWNLTIASIGLSLSFCRVLAELKYEYSLILSITVGIIVYLVLNEKRLKNILDFSSKNKLPIFYSFLLIFSFLHLKNYELTIELLIFSPIFLLPRILDGILLSYIRLNSGILSAILFHSFNNSFFSIIEIIAK; encoded by the coding sequence TTGAGTGAACTAACAAAAATTTGGAACCTTATAAAAACAGGCTCTGTTGAAAACAAAAAAAGAAGTCCTTTTCAAATGTCTATTTTCATAGGGAAAATACTTTTAATATTACTAGTTTTCAAAATAATATCATTAGGTCTAATTTCCTTTTTAAGCTGGTTAGGAGTTTTTGAGATACCTCTAAATTTGATTGAAACAGGACTCGAATCATTTTCAGAAATTGAAATACTAATACTAGCTTCTATATACGCACCTATATTAGAAGAATTGTCTTTTAGACTTCCTCTTAAACTTTCAAAATGGAATTTAACTATTGCTTCAATTGGTCTTTCACTAAGTTTTTGCAGAGTTTTAGCAGAATTGAAATATGAATATTCACTTATTTTATCGATTACAGTAGGAATAATTGTTTACTTGGTTTTAAATGAAAAAAGATTAAAAAACATACTCGATTTCTCGTCTAAAAATAAACTACCAATTTTTTATTCTTTTTTATTAATATTTAGTTTCTTGCATTTAAAAAACTATGAATTAACAATAGAATTATTAATATTTTCTCCTATATTTCTTTTACCTAGAATTTTAGACGGTATTTTATTATCTTATATTAGATTGAATTCTGGAATTTTATCTGCAATTTTATTTCATTCGTTCAACAATAGTTTTTTTTCAATAATAGAAATAATAGCTAAATAA
- a CDS encoding helix-turn-helix domain-containing protein: MKLQKQPWRKKTYEKVTLELKLFIVDQIQNGQISTNFASKKYEVPRTTITYWIRKYSTLAQQNNGMSKLDEIKKLKERIEELEFVKDFQQDIIADMEIITGVDMSKKSLPETLVKEIEIKKKNILKENGSISVLGLVNKPSIKELKNKKTNS; this comes from the coding sequence ATGAAATTACAAAAACAACCCTGGCGAAAAAAAACGTACGAAAAAGTAACTTTAGAACTCAAATTATTCATCGTTGACCAAATTCAAAATGGTCAAATATCTACAAACTTTGCTTCCAAAAAATATGAGGTTCCTAGAACTACTATTACATATTGGATTAGAAAATATAGTACCTTAGCTCAACAAAATAATGGTATGAGTAAATTAGATGAAATTAAAAAACTAAAGGAACGAATTGAAGAACTGGAGTTTGTAAAAGACTTTCAGCAAGATATTATTGCCGATATGGAAATCATTACTGGAGTCGATATGTCAAAAAAGTCGTTGCCCGAAACATTAGTAAAAGAGATAGAAATAAAGAAGAAAAACATTTTAAAAGAAAATGGTTCTATCAGTGTTTTGGGATTAGTAAACAAGCCTTCTATAAAAGAATTAAAAAACAAGAAAACAAACAGTTAA
- a CDS encoding IS3 family transposase: protein MSKQAFYKRIKKQENKQLNDKKLIKMVQKYRKTVGSKTGGIKLYTELKNDMVNQNINIGRDKFYRFLRLHNLLISKRKNYVTTTNSKHLFRKYKNIVKHHVPTRPEQLWVADITYIKTENGHNYLAIVTDAYSKKIMGYKLDNHMKTSLCTDALDMAIKNREYPHEKLIHHSDRGFQYCNPKYTEFAENNGIIMSMTEQYDPYENAIAERINRTLKYEYALKEIIKNTAIAREITKQAVDIYNNLRTHFSLNLRKPAEVHLNPNIKYKSYRKNNVNLPELTI, encoded by the coding sequence ATTAGTAAACAAGCCTTCTATAAAAGAATTAAAAAACAAGAAAACAAACAGTTAAATGATAAGAAACTAATTAAAATGGTACAAAAATATCGTAAAACTGTAGGTTCGAAAACTGGAGGAATTAAACTGTATACCGAATTGAAAAACGATATGGTTAATCAGAATATTAACATCGGTAGAGATAAGTTTTATCGATTTTTAAGGCTTCATAACTTACTTATTTCTAAAAGAAAAAACTATGTAACAACAACAAATTCTAAACATCTTTTTAGAAAATATAAAAACATTGTAAAACACCACGTTCCTACTCGACCAGAGCAACTTTGGGTAGCTGATATTACATACATCAAAACTGAAAATGGACACAACTACTTAGCAATCGTTACGGATGCCTATTCCAAGAAAATTATGGGATATAAACTCGATAACCACATGAAGACATCACTTTGTACGGATGCGCTCGATATGGCTATTAAAAATAGAGAATATCCTCATGAAAAACTTATACATCATTCTGACAGAGGATTCCAATATTGTAATCCTAAATACACTGAGTTTGCTGAAAATAATGGAATTATAATGAGTATGACCGAACAATATGATCCATACGAAAATGCTATTGCTGAAAGAATTAATAGAACTTTAAAGTACGAATATGCTTTAAAAGAAATCATTAAAAACACAGCTATTGCTCGAGAAATCACAAAACAAGCGGTAGATATATACAATAACTTAAGAACACATTTTAGCCTAAATTTAAGAAAACCTGCAGAAGTACATTTAAACCCTAATATAAAATATAAATCATATCGAAAAAATAATGTAAATTTACCCGAACTAACTATTTAA